The Phaseolus vulgaris cultivar G19833 chromosome 5, P. vulgaris v2.0, whole genome shotgun sequence genomic interval TCAATCAGAAGCAACAATCCAGGACCCAGCAGCAACATAAAGCAGCACAACTGCAGGAAAAGAAAGTAAAATTAAGCAAAGTTTATTGAATGTTATGAAAAGAAGAAGTGAATTTAATAGGACTTACCATCCCTTCCAGAAGCCATCACCCCTGCTTGTGGTTTCCTCTGGAACCCTTTGTTGAGGGTACCCTACAGAACCATCCTTAGAGGGATAACCCATAGGGGGTGGGGCAGTCACATATGGAGTTGAAGAATACACCTGACCCTGTGGTGCATATGATACTGCagcaaaataaaaatcatatcatCAAACtttatcaagaaaaaaaaaatcatatttcaaaACATATTACTAAGTACACTTTGagcctaactcaactccataaaatgACATTCTTTCATGTTGAGAGTACATTGCGTGGGACAACATATTATAGGTGGTTTGATAACGGTCTGAGTGTTTGggacaacatattatgggtgatcGCCCGATAGCAAGTAACACAATAGACCCAATAAACACTTGTTAGGATAAACTCGAAAcgactttgataccatattataaagtggactttaaacccaattcaaccccataaaacgAGTAGTAaaatttgcacccacttatattcaatgacccacttatatacaatgagtattcttatctctagttgatgCTAGATATCAAACCAAACCAGTGTTGAATTCACAAGAACTTACCAGGGGTTTCTTGGTGGCTGCTGAAGTGATTCATGATGTTGATGAAGTTTTGTTGTTTTTCAGGTTTTTTCTGCTTTCAGAATGAAGAGAAGAACGAATGGTATGTGATGAAAACTAAGGAAGCAAATGAGATATATATAAAGGTTTATTGGGCTAGGAGTATGAATCTTAACGCAGTTGAAGATTTCGTGCGCGTTCATTGACGTGTGGGACAAACGCGTTCAGAGGGAGAAAGAAAAAAGACGTGTTTGAATTTGAAGTTTCTAAGAAAGCTGCATTGTGTGTTTGGCACGCGAAGTAACGCGCGTGACATGCTGCATTTAATAACTACTTTCTAGATGTGGATGGAGCCGTCGGATGAATTTTTGGACTAAGATTGAATGTTTTTCCTAAATATATTTGAACTTATCTTGTATGATTTATATTAGTATTTTACAGActtaatatgattttaaaaataatttagtttgtGGTTTTCAACAGTTTAAAATGTGGATTTGGCATACaagtattcttatttatttcaatatgtGACTCGTTAATTATTTGTGTTGACTGAAATATTAATTTGGAGAATTCTTCTAAACAGGGTAGTTTTTAGAGACAACCTACTGTGTACTAGAAGGGTTATTACAAGTGTATGTCCCCTATGCCTTTTAAA includes:
- the LOC137835057 gene encoding protein CYSTEINE-RICH TRANSMEMBRANE MODULE 9-like: MNHFSSHQETPVSYAPQGQVYSSTPYVTAPPPMGYPSKDGSVGYPQQRVPEETTSRGDGFWKGCCAALCCCWVLDCCF